The Amblyomma americanum isolate KBUSLIRL-KWMA chromosome 5, ASM5285725v1, whole genome shotgun sequence genome window below encodes:
- the LOC144132982 gene encoding UPF0669 protein C6orf120 homolog: MFGCSLHGHNQGGKATAQLPVALTLLLLWALPSSSEPTVFHERVTGAVGAGNYSYYTLSKPGAVTILVHPLAGDPDLYVAERNVQPTFDLDSHCMQSTTCGHERVDLPRSFGRPVGIGIYGHPSHELSLYELEVRVDDSTENLLFYDYSYAASQQPDSHHHYSNPTVPEEEVVDSGPSEEISLLWTFLLGLLKILLEILQG, encoded by the exons ATGTTCGGGTGTTCATTACACG GACACAACCAAGGAGGCAAGGCCACTGCGCAGCTCCCAGTGGCGCTCACACTGCTTCTGCTATGGGCCCTGCCTTCATCGTCCGAGCCGACCGTCTTCCACGAGAGGGTGACCGGTGCAGTAGGTGCCGGCAATTACAGCTACTACACCCTCTCTAAGCCCGGTGCAGTCACCATATTGGTGCACCCCCTGGCTGGAGATCCAGACCTCTATGTAGCGGAGCGGAATGTGCAGCCCACCTTTGACTTGGACAGTCATTGCATGCAG TCAACAACGTGCGGCCACGAGCGTGTAGACCTGCCACGCAGCTTTGGCAGGCCAGTGGGCATCGGCATCTACGGTCACCCGTCCCACGAACTCAGCCTGTACGAGCTAGAAGTACGAGTGGATGATTCCACGGAGAACCTACTCTTCTACGACTACAGCTATGCTGCTTCACAGCAACCGGACAGTCACCACCACTACAGCAACCCCACGGTGCCCGAGGAAGAAGTTGTCGACTCGGGCCCTTCGGAGGAGATATCTCTCCTGTGGACTTTCCTGCTGGGACTGCTGAAGATCCTTCTGGAAATCCTGCAGGGCTGA
- the LOC144132978 gene encoding bifunctional lysine-specific demethylase and histidyl-hydroxylase NO66-like, translated as MNRKVESAIAVYKKRKEAKERKKSLRTSAALSPEGRCVKRRKRRSSSNKKNGKIKKEEECAVYDSMNGCTSSNDDSQEAQYIVSGGSERAAERCFDWLIQPVERERFFRELWEQKPMLVRRHQRDFYRGLMSCEQLDRILRERSLFFTENIDLTTYEGGKRETHNPDGRAHAAVVWDAFQRGCSVRMLNPQTYSRAVWRLCSVLQEFFGSFVGANLYLTPAGSQGFAPHYDDIEAFVVQLEGRKCWRLYAPRDPSEVLPRFSSGNFSPDEIGSPILEAVLEPGDLLYFPRGIIHQAYTPEEVHSLHLTLSTCQRNTWGDLFEEMIPRAVQLAIEEDVEFRKSLPRGYLNYMGVANSEVASDAREAFLEKVGHLMRKLVNHCPVDAAVDQCGKAHLHEALPPLLSQEERRRSVHSGERWHCGQVVEARELDPDTQVRLARRNAVRLVVEEEEVRLYHSFDNSRRYKGRDPQWIILVEEQATAVEALLHAYPGYLKVDDLPLDNPVARLDLANLLYDNGLLISKLPLEIADD; from the exons ATGAATCGAAAGGTGGAATCTGCGATTGCGGTGTACAAGAAGCGGAAG GaagcgaaagaaaggaagaaatctCTCAGGACTTCTGCCGCCCTGTCTCCTGAAGGTCGCTGCGTAAAACGGCGCAAACGAAGGTCCAGTTCAAACAAG AAAAATGGCAAAATCAAGAAAGAAGAAGAGTGCGCAGTCTATGACAGCATGAATGGCTGCACATCCAGCAATGATGACTCACAAGAAGCACAGTACATTGTCTCAGGAGGAAGTGAGCGTGCTGCAGAGCGTTGTTTCGACTGGCTTATTCAGCCCGTCGAGAGGGAGCGCTTCTTTAG GGAGCTGTGGGAGCAGAAGCCCATGCTGGTGAGGCGGCACCAGCGGGACTTCTACCGGGGCTTGATGAGCTGTGAGCAGCTGGACCGGATCCTGCGGGAGCGCAGTCTTTTCTTCACAGAGAACATCGATCTCACCACGTACGAGGGTGGCAAGCGCGAGACGCACAACCCGGATGGGCGTGCTCATGCGGCGGTTGTCTGGGATGCCTTCCAGAGGGGCTGTTCAGTGCGCATGCTCAACCCGCAGACATACAGCCGTGCTGTCTGGCGCCTCTGCTCTGTGTTGCAGGAGTTCTTTGGCAGCTTTGTCGGTGCCAACCT GTACCTGACACCAGCTGGGTCCCAAGGGTTTGCTCCTCACTATGACGACATTGAGGCATTCGTCGTTCAGTTGGAAGGTCGCAAGTGCTGGCGCCTCTATGCTCCAAG GGACCCCTCTGAAGTGCTGCCTAGATTCTCAAGTG GAAATTTTAGTCCCGATGAAATAGGGAGTCCGATCTTGGAAGCTGTCTTGGAGCCAGGAGACCTACTGTATTTTCCTCGTGGCATCATACACCAG GCTTATACTCCTGAAGAGGTTCACTCTCTGCACCTGACGCTCTCTACATGCCAACGAAACACATGGGGAGACCTTTTTGAGGAG ATGATTCCCCGAGCAGTGCAGTTGGCAATTGAGGAAGACGTGGAGTTCAGGAAATCGCTGCCAAGAGGCTACCTCAACTACATGGGCGTAGCCAATTCAGAAGTG GCGAGCGATGCTCGTGAGGCCTTCTTGGAGAAGGTGGGCCACCTGATGAGGAAGCTAGTCAACCACTGCCCCGTCGACGCAGCTGTGGATCAGTGCGGCAAGGCCCACCTGCACGAAGCACTTCCTCCGCTTCTTTCACAGG AGGAACGCAGACGCAGTGTCCACAGTGGGGAGCGCTGGCACTGTGGGCAAGTGGTGGAGGCTCGGGAACTGGACCCAGACACCCAAGTGCGGCTCGCTCGCCGAAATGCAGTCAG ACTGGTCGTAGAAGAGGAGGAGGTGCGTCTCTACCACTCCTTTGACAACAGCCGGCGGTACAAGGGACGTGATCCACAGTGGATCATCTTGGTAGAAGAACAAGCCACAGCCGTGGAAGCACTGCTGCACGCCTACCCCGGCTACCTAAAGGTCGATGACCTTCCCCTGGATAACCCTGTTGCCCGGCTTGACCTGGCAAACCTTCTCTATGACAACGGCTTGCTCATATCCAAGCTCCCCCTTGAAATAGCCGATGACTAG